The following are encoded together in the Mustela nigripes isolate SB6536 chromosome 11, MUSNIG.SB6536, whole genome shotgun sequence genome:
- the ZNF789 gene encoding zinc finger protein 789 isoform X3, which translates to MRSSLMAAVLPHLGDPDLEAVFLTAGWKELLSFEDVAMYFTREEWNKLDWAQKDLYRDVMLENYRNMILLGSEIRCRMKKPTPKQKISEDSESCKTSVVKQTLAKRPAEKLHKCSELGDLYRRAFPTLDDECHKDLFQNLHLNRDQNAQTRKKQGKCEKYGKPFHQRSLLLRHRQILTNVKSYECSECGRVFRRQANFIRHQRMHTSEDPFDCDICGQAFKQKSTLAVHKQCHPQKKPYKCHDCGKCFRQMAYLIEHRRIHTKEKPYKCSECERTFSQNSTLIRHQLTHSGEKPHRCLQCGKAFGRHSTLLSHQQIHTKQNTHKCGECGEAFSRSVDLIQHRRTHTKEEFFECRECGKTFSFKANLHRHEVIHTGERPYRCDKCGKSFIWRTSFIKHQGTHREHLSI; encoded by the exons ATGAGG tcCAGCCTGATGGCGGCAGTCCTGCCCCATCTCGGAGACCCGGACTTGGAAGCTGTATTCCTGACAGCTGGGTGGAAG GAATTGCTGTCCTTTGAGGATGTGGCGATGTATTTCACCAGGGAAGAGTGGAACAAACTTGACTGGGCTCAGAAGGACCTCTACAGAGATGTGATGCTGGAGAATTACAGAAACATGATCTTGTTGG GTTCTGAAATCAGATGCAGGATGAAAAAGCCAACTCCAAAACAGAAAATTTCTGAAGATTCAGAGTCCTGTAAGACATCAGTGGTAAAGCAAACACTGGCCAAGAGACCTGCAGAAAAGCTACATAAATGTAGTGAATTGGGGGACCTTTACAGACGTGCATTCCCTACTCTTGATGATGAATGCCACAAGGACCTCTTTCAGAACCTTCACCTTAATCGAGATCAGAATGCTCAAACACGGAAGAAGCAGGGAAAATGCGAGAAGTATGGAAAACCTTTCCATCAGAGATCATTGCTTTTGCGGCACAGGCAAATTCTTACAAACGTAAAATCTTATGAATGCAGTGAATGTGGAAGAGTCTTCAGGCGTCAGGCAAATTTCATTCGACATCAAAGAATGCACACGTCAGAGGATCCCTTTGATTGCGATATATGCGGGCAAGCCTTCAAACAGAAGTCCACTCTTGCTGTCCATAAACAGTGTCACCCTCAGAAAAAGCCATATAAGTGTCATGACTGTGGGAAATGTTTCCGTCAGATGGCATATCTTATTGAACATAGGAGGATTCATACCAAAGAAAAACCCTATAAATGTAGTGAGTGTGAAAGAACGTTTAGTCAGAATTCAACCCTTATTCGACATCAGTTAACCCACAGCGGAGAAAAACCCCATAGATGTCTccaatgtgggaaggcctttggTCGGCATTCGACCCTTCTGAGCCATCAACAGATTCATACCAAACAGAACACTCACAAATGCGGTGAATGTGGAGAGGCCTTTAGCCGGAGTGTAGATCTCATTCAGCATCGAAGAACCCATACCAAGGAGGAATTCTTTGAATGTAGAGAATGTGGCAAGACTTTTAGTTTTAAGGCAAATCTTCATCGCCATGAGGTCATTCATACCGGAGAGAGGCCCTACAGATGTGACAAATGCGGAAAATCTTTTATCTGGCGCACAAGCTTTATTAAGCATCAGGGTACTCACAGAGAACATTTATCAATATGA
- the ZNF789 gene encoding zinc finger protein 789 isoform X1 — MRSSLMAAVLPHLGDPDLEAVFLTAGWKELLSFEDVAMYFTREEWNKLDWAQKDLYRDVMLENYRNMILLGFHFPKPEVICLLEQWEEPCILDLPRAGTRKASSSACPGSEIRCRMKKPTPKQKISEDSESCKTSVVKQTLAKRPAEKLHKCSELGDLYRRAFPTLDDECHKDLFQNLHLNRDQNAQTRKKQGKCEKYGKPFHQRSLLLRHRQILTNVKSYECSECGRVFRRQANFIRHQRMHTSEDPFDCDICGQAFKQKSTLAVHKQCHPQKKPYKCHDCGKCFRQMAYLIEHRRIHTKEKPYKCSECERTFSQNSTLIRHQLTHSGEKPHRCLQCGKAFGRHSTLLSHQQIHTKQNTHKCGECGEAFSRSVDLIQHRRTHTKEEFFECRECGKTFSFKANLHRHEVIHTGERPYRCDKCGKSFIWRTSFIKHQGTHREHLSI; from the exons ATGAGG tcCAGCCTGATGGCGGCAGTCCTGCCCCATCTCGGAGACCCGGACTTGGAAGCTGTATTCCTGACAGCTGGGTGGAAG GAATTGCTGTCCTTTGAGGATGTGGCGATGTATTTCACCAGGGAAGAGTGGAACAAACTTGACTGGGCTCAGAAGGACCTCTACAGAGATGTGATGCTGGAGAATTACAGAAACATGATCTTGTTGG GATTTCACTTTCCCAAACCTGAGGTGATCTGCCTGCTGGAGCAGTGGGAAGAACCGTGCATCCTGGATCTGCCAAGAGCCGGGACTAGGAAGGCTTCCAGTAGTGCTTGCCCAG GTTCTGAAATCAGATGCAGGATGAAAAAGCCAACTCCAAAACAGAAAATTTCTGAAGATTCAGAGTCCTGTAAGACATCAGTGGTAAAGCAAACACTGGCCAAGAGACCTGCAGAAAAGCTACATAAATGTAGTGAATTGGGGGACCTTTACAGACGTGCATTCCCTACTCTTGATGATGAATGCCACAAGGACCTCTTTCAGAACCTTCACCTTAATCGAGATCAGAATGCTCAAACACGGAAGAAGCAGGGAAAATGCGAGAAGTATGGAAAACCTTTCCATCAGAGATCATTGCTTTTGCGGCACAGGCAAATTCTTACAAACGTAAAATCTTATGAATGCAGTGAATGTGGAAGAGTCTTCAGGCGTCAGGCAAATTTCATTCGACATCAAAGAATGCACACGTCAGAGGATCCCTTTGATTGCGATATATGCGGGCAAGCCTTCAAACAGAAGTCCACTCTTGCTGTCCATAAACAGTGTCACCCTCAGAAAAAGCCATATAAGTGTCATGACTGTGGGAAATGTTTCCGTCAGATGGCATATCTTATTGAACATAGGAGGATTCATACCAAAGAAAAACCCTATAAATGTAGTGAGTGTGAAAGAACGTTTAGTCAGAATTCAACCCTTATTCGACATCAGTTAACCCACAGCGGAGAAAAACCCCATAGATGTCTccaatgtgggaaggcctttggTCGGCATTCGACCCTTCTGAGCCATCAACAGATTCATACCAAACAGAACACTCACAAATGCGGTGAATGTGGAGAGGCCTTTAGCCGGAGTGTAGATCTCATTCAGCATCGAAGAACCCATACCAAGGAGGAATTCTTTGAATGTAGAGAATGTGGCAAGACTTTTAGTTTTAAGGCAAATCTTCATCGCCATGAGGTCATTCATACCGGAGAGAGGCCCTACAGATGTGACAAATGCGGAAAATCTTTTATCTGGCGCACAAGCTTTATTAAGCATCAGGGTACTCACAGAGAACATTTATCAATATGA
- the ZNF789 gene encoding zinc finger protein 789 isoform X4 has protein sequence MRSSLMAAVLPHLGDPDLEAVFLTAGWKELLSFEDVAMYFTREEWNKLDWAQKDLYRDVMLENYRNMILLGNDVA, from the exons ATGAGG tcCAGCCTGATGGCGGCAGTCCTGCCCCATCTCGGAGACCCGGACTTGGAAGCTGTATTCCTGACAGCTGGGTGGAAG GAATTGCTGTCCTTTGAGGATGTGGCGATGTATTTCACCAGGGAAGAGTGGAACAAACTTGACTGGGCTCAGAAGGACCTCTACAGAGATGTGATGCTGGAGAATTACAGAAACATGATCTTGTTGGGTAATGACGTGGCTTGA
- the ZNF789 gene encoding zinc finger protein 789 isoform X2, translated as MAAVLPHLGDPDLEAVFLTAGWKELLSFEDVAMYFTREEWNKLDWAQKDLYRDVMLENYRNMILLGFHFPKPEVICLLEQWEEPCILDLPRAGTRKASSSACPGSEIRCRMKKPTPKQKISEDSESCKTSVVKQTLAKRPAEKLHKCSELGDLYRRAFPTLDDECHKDLFQNLHLNRDQNAQTRKKQGKCEKYGKPFHQRSLLLRHRQILTNVKSYECSECGRVFRRQANFIRHQRMHTSEDPFDCDICGQAFKQKSTLAVHKQCHPQKKPYKCHDCGKCFRQMAYLIEHRRIHTKEKPYKCSECERTFSQNSTLIRHQLTHSGEKPHRCLQCGKAFGRHSTLLSHQQIHTKQNTHKCGECGEAFSRSVDLIQHRRTHTKEEFFECRECGKTFSFKANLHRHEVIHTGERPYRCDKCGKSFIWRTSFIKHQGTHREHLSI; from the exons ATGGCGGCAGTCCTGCCCCATCTCGGAGACCCGGACTTGGAAGCTGTATTCCTGACAGCTGGGTGGAAG GAATTGCTGTCCTTTGAGGATGTGGCGATGTATTTCACCAGGGAAGAGTGGAACAAACTTGACTGGGCTCAGAAGGACCTCTACAGAGATGTGATGCTGGAGAATTACAGAAACATGATCTTGTTGG GATTTCACTTTCCCAAACCTGAGGTGATCTGCCTGCTGGAGCAGTGGGAAGAACCGTGCATCCTGGATCTGCCAAGAGCCGGGACTAGGAAGGCTTCCAGTAGTGCTTGCCCAG GTTCTGAAATCAGATGCAGGATGAAAAAGCCAACTCCAAAACAGAAAATTTCTGAAGATTCAGAGTCCTGTAAGACATCAGTGGTAAAGCAAACACTGGCCAAGAGACCTGCAGAAAAGCTACATAAATGTAGTGAATTGGGGGACCTTTACAGACGTGCATTCCCTACTCTTGATGATGAATGCCACAAGGACCTCTTTCAGAACCTTCACCTTAATCGAGATCAGAATGCTCAAACACGGAAGAAGCAGGGAAAATGCGAGAAGTATGGAAAACCTTTCCATCAGAGATCATTGCTTTTGCGGCACAGGCAAATTCTTACAAACGTAAAATCTTATGAATGCAGTGAATGTGGAAGAGTCTTCAGGCGTCAGGCAAATTTCATTCGACATCAAAGAATGCACACGTCAGAGGATCCCTTTGATTGCGATATATGCGGGCAAGCCTTCAAACAGAAGTCCACTCTTGCTGTCCATAAACAGTGTCACCCTCAGAAAAAGCCATATAAGTGTCATGACTGTGGGAAATGTTTCCGTCAGATGGCATATCTTATTGAACATAGGAGGATTCATACCAAAGAAAAACCCTATAAATGTAGTGAGTGTGAAAGAACGTTTAGTCAGAATTCAACCCTTATTCGACATCAGTTAACCCACAGCGGAGAAAAACCCCATAGATGTCTccaatgtgggaaggcctttggTCGGCATTCGACCCTTCTGAGCCATCAACAGATTCATACCAAACAGAACACTCACAAATGCGGTGAATGTGGAGAGGCCTTTAGCCGGAGTGTAGATCTCATTCAGCATCGAAGAACCCATACCAAGGAGGAATTCTTTGAATGTAGAGAATGTGGCAAGACTTTTAGTTTTAAGGCAAATCTTCATCGCCATGAGGTCATTCATACCGGAGAGAGGCCCTACAGATGTGACAAATGCGGAAAATCTTTTATCTGGCGCACAAGCTTTATTAAGCATCAGGGTACTCACAGAGAACATTTATCAATATGA
- the ZNF394 gene encoding zinc finger protein 394: MSSSLTTSQVTDAEAGAWMAAARSRVGAPSLRDGLLIVKVEEDSPEGQEPDPSGDCQDPEKSRQRFRRFRYQEVAGPEEALNRLRELCRRWLRPEMHSKEQILELLVLEQFLSILPQELQAWVRRYCPQSGEKAAAAVRAFQRALDGASPQELVMVDNVAVSLTWEAWDHLDPAQRNFCRENALKDCRNTVSPSKC, from the exons ATGAGCTCGAGCTTGACCACGAGTCAAGTCACTGACGCTGAGGCAGGAGCCTGGATGGCAGCTGCGAGGTCGAGGGTGGGCGCGCCGTCTCTGCGTGATGGACTTCTGATAGTGAAAGTGGAGGAAGACTCTCCCGAAGGTCAGGAGCCCGACCCGTCCGGGGACTGTCAGGATCCGGAAAAGTCGCGACAGCGTTTTCGGCGGTTCCGTTACCAGGAGGTGGCTGGACCCGAAGAGGCGCTGAACCGGCTTCGGGAACTTTGTCGCCGGTGGCTGAGACCCGAGATGCACTCAAAGGAGCAGATCCTGGAGCTGCTGGTGCTGGAGCAGTTCCTGAGCATCCTGCCCCAGGAGCTCCAGGCCTGGGTGCGGAGGTACTGCCCGCAGAGCGGGGAGAAGGCTGCGGCGGCGGTGCGCGCTTTTCAGAGAGCGCTGGATGGGGCTTCACCCCAG GAGTTGGTGATGGTTGACAATGTGGCTGTGTCTCTAACTTGGGAGGCGTGGGACCACCTGGACCCAGCTCAGAGGAACTTCTGCCGGGAGAACGCCCTGAAGGACTGCAGAAACACGGTCTCTCCGAGTAAGTGCTGA